The genome window GCTGCTGTCGGAACTTAACGAAGGACGGATTCTGACTCAGCAGACATTCGAAGGATTGGATGTAGAGGTTTATCTGGATGACAGGGATGCCTCAACGTTTGCTGACGAGTGGATGCAATCCTTTGAACGATGGGCTCAAGCTACTGCTGTGGCTGAAGAAGAGGTGCTGCGCGCATGCAGGGAACAGGCGTTCAAACAAACGTTAGCACTCACTGGCGAACCTGAGTTAGCGGGGTATGTGAGTGATGATCTGGGTTTAATTGGCGCTGCACTGTTACAGGATATGGTGAATGATATCTTTGTGAACAAGCTGCTGGAAAGTTATCGTCAAGGTAGGTTGCCCCTGCGATAAGCGGGGGTGAGCCATGTTGGCTCTTCTCGTTTGTATAAAAAAATAGCATCAAATGTACATTGTGAGTCGGTTGAAGCATGAGTTACAATTCACCTAAGCAATAGATGAGAATGATAATCATTATACGTTATGTGTATATCATTCTCACGATTATATCAACAGATCATATAGGGGTGAAGGGTATCATGGTAGGTTTTATTAAAGGTATAAAAGGGTGGACGATCACATTACTGCTCATGGGTCTGGTGATTTCGGGATGTAGTACAAACACCGCTACCAATGCGGAACAGACTCCTGCAACTGAAAGTGCAGCTTCGGGAGAAAATACATCCGTAACCGAGACAGAGCCTGCGACACGAGTTGTACAGGATGAATTTGGAGATGTAACGATTCCGGTTCAGCCACAACGAATTGCTGGAATCTATGTAGAAGATTATCTGAAGGCGCTCGATATTACACCTGTCGTGCAGTGGTATAATCCGATGTGGGGTGTGCAGGAGTATTTAGGACTGGATGTGCCGCAATTTGATACTACAGGCAGCATTGAGGCCTTGTTGCAATATGATCCGGATCTCATCATTGTGGATGGGGGAGCGGACATGGAGAAATATGAGATGTATTCCAAGGTGGCACCAACATATCGTTTGCCTGAGGAAGTACTGCAGGACGCCGATCAAATGTTAAAAACCATTGCCGATGTTGTAGGTAAATCAGACAAGGGTGAAGA of Paenibacillus sp. FSL R5-0517 contains these proteins:
- a CDS encoding ABC transporter substrate-binding protein, yielding MVGFIKGIKGWTITLLLMGLVISGCSTNTATNAEQTPATESAASGENTSVTETEPATRVVQDEFGDVTIPVQPQRIAGIYVEDYLKALDITPVVQWYNPMWGVQEYLGLDVPQFDTTGSIEALLQYDPDLIIVDGGADMEKYEMYSKVAPTYRLPEEVLQDADQMLKTIADVVGKSDKGEEVAAAFEAKIADAKSKLKEAVGDESVAVVRLNVNDDTLALFGVKNRLTGFIYSELGLTPHPLVSKMEEYQEILSEEAIPQLDADHLIIFPSNGEWSSPENKEALKVLDSKLWQSLPAVKNNQVYIMERSHWQSGAITANSMKIDDLLEKMTP